In one window of Helianthus annuus cultivar XRQ/B chromosome 17, HanXRQr2.0-SUNRISE, whole genome shotgun sequence DNA:
- the LOC110922494 gene encoding uncharacterized protein LOC110922494, translating to MKDSDTKAQVCEILKWFLGMASCISNCVCLFGWNIGKNKTSDKPQTNYHNLDLPFPSSLLNKTFLNGKELKCCYKATSDGFSATSFHECSDFKGPCVIIGYTNNSFKFGAFNPEGYRSTDDYYDSFDAFLFYWAEEEKDEPIVLPKVGGSGAALFDYARGGPQFGADGLLIGPPLAPVMGGFAGPETNSGVGVLTQARSRLGLSYAKRPDGKESLFGDESKASLEEVLVFCSPQIASLY from the exons ATGAAAGATAGTGATACAAAGGCTCAAGTTTGTGAAATCTTGAAGTGGTTTTTGGGCATGGCTTCTTGCATATCAAATTGTGTTTGCCTCTTTGGTTGGAATATAGGCAAAAACAAAACCTCTGATAAACCTCAAACTAATTACCATAATCTTGATCTCCCCTTTCCTTCTTCTCTACTCAACAAAACTTTCCTCAATG GGAAGGAACTAAAATGCTGCTACAAGGCCACCTCAGACGGCTTTAGCGCGACTTCGTTTCATGAGTGTAGCGATTTCAAAGGCCCGTGTGTAATAATCGGCTACACCAACAACTCATTCAAGTTTGGAGCATTCAATCCCGAAGGATATCGCAGCACGGATGATTACTACGACTCATTTGACGCTTTCTTGTTTTATTGGGCCGAGGAAGAGAAAGACGAGCCCATTGTGTTGCCTAAAGTAGGAGGGAGTGGTGCAGCCCTTTTTGATTATGCTCGTGGCGGGCCACAATTTGGGGCTGATGGGCTCCTGATCGGGCCACCACTCGCACCCGTCATGGGTGGGTTTGCAGGGCCCGAGACGAACTCGGGTGTCGGAGTTTTGACTCAAGCAAGGTCAAGATTGGGATTGTCTTATGCTAAAAGGCCAGATGGAAAAGAGTCTTTGTTTGGAGATGAATCCAAAGCTTCTCTTGAAGAAGTGCTAGTTTTTTGTAGTCCTCAAATTGCAAGCTTATACTAA